From Lewinellaceae bacterium:
GGATGCGCTGGTTACTCCTGAGCAGGTTGTATTTCAAACACCGGACAACTGGCAGGTGCATGGACAATTATTCCGCCCGAAAGGCAAGCCCAATGGCGCGGCGATCATTTTCATGCACGGAGGGCCTATCCGGCAAATGTTACTGGGATATCATTACAGCAGCTATTACGCCAATGCCTACTCGATGAATCAATACCTGGCCAGCCTAGGCTATGTGGTCATGAGTGTCAACTACCGTTCCGGCATTGGTTATGGCCGGTTATTCCGCAGAGCGCCCCAACAAGGACCTCGTGGAGCCAGCGAATACCAGGACATTGTAGCAGCTGCACACTATCTGCAGGCACTGCCTGAGGTTGATGCCTCCCGGATCGGACTCTGGGGAGGCAGTTACGGTGGTTATCTGACCGCTATGGGATTGGCCAGGAACAGTGACATCTTCAAGGCGGGAGTCGACTTGCACGGTGTCCATGACTGGGCCTGGCGGGCCAGGGACTTCTCCCCCGGTGGAGCCTGGGGCATCAATGAGGCCCTGATGGATGATGCTTATAACAGCTCTCCCATCAGCGAGGTGGGTACCTGGCGATCTCCGGTACTACTTATCCACGGAGATGACGACCGAAATGTAATGTTTGGTCAGAGCATCGACCTGGCGAGGAAACTGGACGCACATCACGTACCCTACGACGTGCTGGTCCTTCCGGACGAAGTGCACGGATTTCTACGCTATGCTTCCTGGCTGGAGGCTTACCGTCGCGGTGCTCAATTTTTTAATGATCATTTACTTAAAAAATAGGTCTTCATGATCCGTACCGCCTTTCTTCTCGTCTTTACGCTGATCATTGTACCGGTCATCATCTACTATTCCGGCATCCATCTGTCCTCATTGCAACTGGTAGTCATGGCCCGGTTGTTACGGGTCTACCTGGTCATTGCGGGGATCTGTTTTGTGGTCGGTGAAATTACCAGGAATTACAGCCAGGTTGACAAATTGTGGAGTCTGATGCCCATTGTTTACGCATGGCTTGCAACTTCCTGGTCAGGATGGGCTGATCGGATGGTCCTTATATCCGTTCTGATCACTTTATGGGGCATCCGTCTGACCTATAATTTCTTCCGCCGCGGTGGATATACCTGGCCGTTATGGCAGGGTGAGGAAGATTACCGGTGGGCTGTAATCCGGGCCAAGCCCGTCTTTCAAAAGCCCCTGGTCTGGACACTTTTTAATTTATTTTTCATCTGTTATTATCAAATGGGTTTGATCCTCTTGTTCACCTTGCCTGTCGTCGCTGCAATTCCGTCGGATCATCAACCCCTTGCCATTTCAGACTTGATCTTAAGTTTAATGTTCATTGCTTTTCTCTTTGTGGAGACGCTGGCCGATCAGCAACAATGGAATTTCCAACAGACAAAAAAGCATACGCCCATTACAGGTAAAGGATTTCTGGATACTGGATTATGGCGTATCGTCCGGCACCCAAATTATGCTGCAGAGCAAGCCATCTGGATCCTGATCTATGGTTTCAGTATCACAGCCGGAAATCCATGGATCAACTGGTCTGTTGCCGGATGCCTGCTATTGCTTTTGCTGTTCAAGGGCAGCTCTGATTTTTCTGAAGCCATTTCTGTAAGTAAATACCCTGGGTACGCTACATACATCAGGAATACCGGACGCTTTCTGCCCCGGATTTCCTTTACAAAACGGGCGATACCGGAAAATAGCTGATCTTTCTTCCGGGCTGTCTTTAAAGCTATACTGGGTAGTTTTCCTACCTTTACATCAAGCACCAAATCGTCCAATCCATGGCCTTTCTAGAACCTTTATCCGCGAATCACACGCCTGACCTGGCCGAAGATTTTGCGATATTCGAGCGTATCCTGGGCTTTGTGCCCAATAGCCTCCTGACCATGCAGCGAAAGCCGGAAATCGTCCGGGGTTTTGGTGTTTTAACCGAGGCGGTGATGGACCCCAATGGTACGGTACATCCGGGTTTTAAACGGTTGCTCGCCCATTTGTCCAGCCGGGCAGCCGGCTGTCAGTATTGTGAAGCACACTCACTGATCGCTGCTCAGATACACGATATTCCGGCTGAAAAAGTGGCTGCCATCTGGGAATATCAAACCAACCCACTGTACACGGCCGCTGAAAGGGCTGCACTCGATTTTGCTTTTGCCACCGGTCAGGTCCCCAACGGCGTAACTGCTGAGATCATGGACCTGGTGAAAAAATATTGGTCGGAAGAGCAAATCGTCGAGATGCTCGCTGCCGTCAGCTTATATGGCTTTCTCAATCGCTGGAATGACTCCATGGCTACCTCCCTGGAAATACCGGCAGAAGACCTCGGTAACCGCATCCTTCAGCGGGGAGGATGGACCGGAGGTAAACACTTGAAAAAATAAAATAACCATGTTGCAGGAAGTACGAACACATTTTACCGCCCTGAAGCAGACTGTCGGTAACCAGCCCGTGGTCTTTCTGGATGGCCCGGCAGGAACTCAGGTTCCCGATCAGGTCATTGAATCCATGGTCCGCTATTACCACCAGTCCAACGCCAATACCCACGGTCAATTTGCCAATGCGCATGAGACGGACGACATGATGGAACAGACGAGGCAGGACGCTGCAGCTTTCCTTAATGCCCCGGAATCGGGGTGCATTTCTTTTGGTCAGAATATGACAACGCTGGCTTTTGCTCTGGCACGGGCATTCGGCAGGATCTTCAAGCCGGGTGATGAAGTTTTGATCACCCAGCTGGATCATGAAGCCAATCGCGGTCCGTGGCTCACCCTGCGGGATCAGGGAATTATCGTCCGGGAAATCCGGCTTAAACCGGAGGGCGTCCTGGATTACGATGATTTTCACCAAAAGCTGAATGAGCGGACACGCCTGGTCTGTGTCGGCGGAGCGTCCAATTTTACCGGGACGGTAAATGATC
This genomic window contains:
- a CDS encoding carboxymuconolactone decarboxylase family protein produces the protein MAFLEPLSANHTPDLAEDFAIFERILGFVPNSLLTMQRKPEIVRGFGVLTEAVMDPNGTVHPGFKRLLAHLSSRAAGCQYCEAHSLIAAQIHDIPAEKVAAIWEYQTNPLYTAAERAALDFAFATGQVPNGVTAEIMDLVKKYWSEEQIVEMLAAVSLYGFLNRWNDSMATSLEIPAEDLGNRILQRGGWTGGKHLKK
- a CDS encoding DUF1295 domain-containing protein, whose amino-acid sequence is MIRTAFLLVFTLIIVPVIIYYSGIHLSSLQLVVMARLLRVYLVIAGICFVVGEITRNYSQVDKLWSLMPIVYAWLATSWSGWADRMVLISVLITLWGIRLTYNFFRRGGYTWPLWQGEEDYRWAVIRAKPVFQKPLVWTLFNLFFICYYQMGLILLFTLPVVAAIPSDHQPLAISDLILSLMFIAFLFVETLADQQQWNFQQTKKHTPITGKGFLDTGLWRIVRHPNYAAEQAIWILIYGFSITAGNPWINWSVAGCLLLLLLFKGSSDFSEAISVSKYPGYATYIRNTGRFLPRISFTKRAIPENS